The genome window CGCACGGCGCAGCCTTCATCAAGATGAAGACGGACGGCGTGATCGCGCGCCGTGCATCGGTCGCGCTGCGCGTGGCGTCGTTCCTCGCGGTCGTGCTGTTCGTGCTGGCCGGCGTGCTGGTCGCGTCGACCATCGGCGGCTTCCACATCACGCACGCCGCGCCCACCGATACGGTCGCGAACCCGCTGCTCAAGGACGTCGCCGCCGGCTCGGGCCTGTGGCTCGCGAACTACGGCGAATTCCCGTGGATGATCGCGGCGCCCGTCGTCGCGATCGCGGGTGGCCTGATCGCGCTGCTGCTCGCCGGCTCGAAGCAGGAGAAGACGGCGTTCTTCTGCACGGGCCTGATGATCACCGGCGTGATCCTGACCGCCGGCTTCTCGATGTTCCCGTTCATCATGCCGTCGTCGCTCGACCCGCGCAGCAGCCTGACCGTGTGGGATTCCACGTCGAGCCACATGACGCTGCAGGTGATGCTGTTCGCGGTGATCGTGTTCCTGCCGATCGTCCTGCTCTACACGAGCTGGGTGTATCGCGTGATGCGCGGCAAGGTCACGCGCGAGGTGCTCGAAGAGAACAAGCATTCGATGTATTGAAGCTTTGAACCGGGCCGGGGCGCGCACGCGCCCTCGCCCACCGTTTCGCAAGGAGTCGGATCATGTGGTATTTCAGCTGGATTCTCGGTATCGGCGTCGCGCTGTCGTTCGGCATCGTCAATGCGATGTGGCTCGAAGCGCGGCAGAAGACGCAGGAAGCACGCGTTCGCCACGACTGATGCGCGCGCGGCCGATCGCGCCGCCGCCGTCCCGAAGGAACCTCGCCGCGCGCGAGGTTTTTTTTCGCCCCCGGCCGGCTGGACAGGCCCGCCGGCGCGATGCCAATTTAGCGCCAGATTGATACCACTTGAATACCAATAAAAGGTTTCATAAGATCTTTGGACACGGCCGCTGACAGGCCGAATCCTTCCGGGTGGGGGAGACATGCGAATCCCGTATGTGGCGCGCGCTGGCGCGCCGTCTCGTCGTCGGCGCGTGGCGGCCGGTTGTGCGTCGTCGGCGAGCGTCGCCGTCATCGACCGCGCAGGTCGCGCGCGCGCCTTTGCCCATGGGCACGTCGTCACGGCATCACCATCAGCAGCAGCCGCTGCCGTGCACCGCCGATGAAGACGCGCACCCGCCCGCGCCGATCCGACCGGCACGCCTGCCCGCCACCCGTTCCGTAACGCACGCGCCCGCGTGCCGACTTCGCGCGGAGCAGCCGCATCGCCCGCGCACCCTGTTGTCCCCGCAGCTCCGTTGAAAGACCCGCTCGCAGCGACGTCATCCCGTGACGCCGCTACGCCCCCTTTTGTCTCAGGAGTCCGCATGAACCGAACCTTGTCCACCCTGTTTGCCGGCCTGCTGATCGCGGCGCTGTCGCCGGTCGCGCTCGGCGCGCCGCCGGCGTCGAGCGCGGCGGTCGCGACGTCCGGCGCCGTCCGGCCACCCGTGCCGCCGGCCGATCTCGCGGCGCGGTTGTCGAACGGCCTCGCGTTGCGCGTCGCCGTCGACAACAATCATGCAGCCGCGGCCGGCGTGCCGTGCGCCGATCTCGGCGCCGACGGCGCGGCCTGCGCAACCGGCCGCCTGATCCTGCAGAACCGCGGCCACCAGGCGATCGCCGACGGCGGCTGGAAGCTCTACCTGCACAGCATCCGCCGCCTGCTGCGGATCGACCGCCCCGGCTTCGCGCTGCGGCGGCTCACCGGCGACCTGTACGAACTGACGCCGCAACCGGGCTCGGTGCGGCTGGCACCGGGCGAGCGCATCGAGCTGCCGTTCGTCGCCGAATACTGGCTGCTGCGCTACAGCGACGTGATCCCGCGCCCGTACGTGGTCGTCGACGGCGCGCCGCCCGCCGTGCTCCGCTACAACGACACCGACGACGAGTTGCGCTACGTCGAATCGCTGCCGGCCGACGCGCAGAACAACTCGACCGGCAATGCGCCGCCCGTCGCCGCACGGCCCGACGCGAGCCGCGCGCTGCCGAGCGTGAAGCGCGAGCAGCCGCTGCCCGGCACGCTCGACCTGCGCGGCGTCGAGCTCACGCTGCCGAACCTGCCGGACGCGCAGGTCGCGGCGCTGCGCGAGCGCGCGGCGACACTCGGGCTCGACGGCGCACGCGTGCCGGTGTGGGGCGCCGTCGCGCCGCGCCGGCTGCCGGCCGACATCGCGACGCCGGGCGGCTACCGGCTCGCGATCGGGCCGCGCGGCGCGTACATCGAAGCGTACGATCGTGCCGGCCTCTACTACGGCGTGCAGACGCTCTACTCGCTCGCGCCCGCCGGCGGCGGCCCGATCCCGGCGATGCTGATCGAGGATGCGCCGCGCTTCACGCATCGCGGAATGCACGTCGATCTCGCACGCAACTTCAAGCACCCGGCGACGCTGCGCCGGCTGATCGACCAGATGAGCGCGTACAAGCTCAACCGTCTGCACCTGCATCTGTCCGACGACGAGGGCTGGCGCATCGAGATTCCCGGCCTGCCCGAACTCACCGAGATCGGGGGGCGCCGCTGCCATGACCCGAGCGAGACGCGCTGCCTGCTGCCGCAGCTCGGCTCCGGCCCGGACAACCGCTCCGGCGGCGGCTACCTGACGCGCGACGACTACGTGTCGCTGGTGCGCTACGCGGCCGCGCATTTCGTCGAGATCATCCCCGAGATCGACATGCCCGCGCATGCGCGGGCGGCCGTCGTGACGATGGAGGCACGCTACAAGCGGCTGCATGCGGCCGGCCGCGAGCAGGAAGCGAACGCATACCGGCTGCTCGATCCGCAGGACACGTCGAACCTGACGACGGTGCAGTTCTACGACCGGCGCAGCGACCTGAACCCGTGCGTGCCGGGCGCGCTCAATTTCGCGTCGAAGGTGATCCGCGAGATCGCGGCGATGCATGCGGACGCGCAGGCGCCGCTGCACACCTGGCACTACGGCGGCGACGAGGCGAAGAACATCTTCCTCGGCGGGGGGTTCCAGCCGCTGAACGGCACCGATCCGAGCAAGGGGCGCATCGACCTCGCCGCGCAGGACAAGCCGTGGGCGCGTTCGCCCGCGTGCACGGCACTCCTCCAGCGCGGCGAGATCAAGTCGATCGACGAGTTGCCGACACGTTTCGCGCAACAGGTGAGCGCGGCGGTCAGCGCGAACGGGATCGACACGATGGCCGCGTGGCAGGACGGCATCAAGCATGCGAACGGGCCGCAGGACTTCAGCACGCGCCACGTGATGGTGTCGCTGTGGGACACGATCTTCTGGGGCGCATCGGACAGCGCGCGCGACCTGAGCGGCAAGGGCTACCAGACGGTGCTCGCGCTGCCCGACTACCTGTACTTCGACTTCCCGTACACGCTCAACCCGCGCGAGCGCGGCTACTACTGGGGCTCGCACGCGACGGACGAGTACAAGGTGTTCTCGCTCGCGCCGGAGAACCTGCCGCAGAACGCCGAGGTGATGGGCGACCGTGACGGCAACACGTTCGAGGTGACGGGCACGGGCCCCGCGCCGCGCATCGAAGGCATGCAGGGGCAGGCGTGGGGCGAGGTGATGCGCAACGACACCTTCCTCGAATACATGGCCTATCCGCGGCTGCTGGCGCTCGCCGAGCGTGCGTGGCACCGGGCCGACTGGGAGCTGCCGTATGCGGCCGGCGTGCGCTTCAGGCGCGGCGACACGCATCACGTCGACACGGCCGCGCTGCAACGCGACTGGGCCGGCTTCGCGACGCTGCTCACGCAACGCGAACTGCCGAAGCTCGACCGGGCCGGCGTCGGCTACCGGAAGCCGACCTTCACGCTGACGAATCCGTGAACGGCTGAGTGACGAGGTGATGCGCGTTGCACGATGCGCGCGGGCGCATCGCATCATCCATCACCTGCACCAAAGAAAAACGGCTTGCGACGCATCGCAAGCCGTTTTCGTTTTGCCGGCCGGCCCGAACCCGCAGCGCGGATCGGATCGGCTTCATCGCATCAGCATCAGGCCGGTTGTGCGGCCGCCCCGCTGCCCGACGGCGGCAGGCGCGCGCCGAGCTGTTCGGCATAGCGCGCCGCCGCGTTGCCGCAGACGATGTGGAACGTGTCGAGCGACACCCATGCGACGTCGAGCGCACCGAGACGATCGCGATCGACCGCCGACGGATCGCGCACGACCACCCGCAGGCGCGTGGTCGCGACCGCGTCGAGCGACACGACGTTGGTCGCGCCGCCGAACACCGCGAGCCAGCGCGTCGGCTCCGGATCGAGCGGGCCGGCGGCCGCGCCCGTGACGGGCTGTGCCGCGGCGGCCGTCGCCGTCGATGCCGCGCCTGCCGCGCCGCTGCCGATGGCCGCACGCATCTCGTCGGCAATGATGTCGGCCTCGGGCCCGATGATCACCTGCACGCTGTTGCCGCCGCGCTTGAGCACGCCGCGCGCGCCGATCGACTTCAGTTCCGGCTCCGAGACCTTCTCCGGATCGACGACGGTCAGGCGCAGGCGCGTCGTGCACGCGTCGACGACCGACAGGTTGCCTGCCCCGCCGAGCGCGGCGATGTAGCGTTGCGCACGCGGTGCAGCGGCAACCGCAGCGGCACCTGCAGCCGGCGCGACGAAACCGCCCGATGCGTACGATTCCGCGGCCGCGTCGGCCGATGCCGGCTCACGGCCCGGCGTGGCCATGTTGAACTTGCGGATGAAGAAGCGGAACAGCCCGTAGTACGCGGCGCCGTACGCGATGCCGAGCGGGATCGCGATCCAGCCCTTCGTCGACAGCCCGTAGTTCAGCACGTAGTCGATCGCGCCGGCCGAGAACGTGAAGCCGAGCTTCACGCCGAGGATCTGGCAGATCGCGAGCGACAGCCCCGTCAGCACCGCGTGGATCACGTACAGCACCGGTGCGAGGAACATGAAGCTGAATTCGATCGGCTCGGTCACGCCGGTCAGGAACGACGTGAGCGCCATCGAGAACAGCAGGCCGCCGACCATCGCGCGGCGTTCCTTCGGCGCTTCGTGCAGCATCGCGAGGCACGCCGCCGGCAGGCCGAACATCATGATCGGGAAGAAACCGGCCATGAAGGTGCCCGCGGTCGGGTCGCCCGCGAAGAAGCGGTGCAGGTCGCCGTGCACGATCTCGCCGCCGGCGGGCGGCGTGAAGTTGCCGAACACGAACCATGCGAGCGAGTTGATGATGTGGTGCAGGCCCGTGACGAGCAGCAGACGGTTCAGGAAGCCGAACACGAACGCACCGATCGCGCCCGCCGTCGTCAGCCACTGGCCGGCCGCGTCGATTGCGTGCTGGACCGGCTGCCAGACGTACCCGAACGCGATGCCGAGTACCACGCAGACCAGGCCCGTGATGATCGGCACGAACCGTTTGCCGCCGAAGAACGCGAGGTAGTCCGGCAGCTTGATGTCCTTGTAGCGGTTGTACAGCAGGCCCGCGACCACACCCGCGATGATCCCGGACAGCACGCCCATGTTCAGCTTGGGATCGATGTCCTTCATGATCGCGGTTTCGATCAGGTAGCCGATCGCGCCCGCGAGCGCCGCCACGCCGTTATTGTCCTTCGCGAAACCGACCGCCACGCCGATCGCGAACAGCAGCGGCAGGTTGTCGAAGATCGCGCCGCCGGCGTCGGCGATCATCTTGATGTTGAACACGTCCGGCTGGCCGAGTCGCAGCAGGATGCCGGCAACCGGCAATACCGCGATCGGCAGCATCAGCGCCCGGCCCAGGCCCTGTATTTTCAGAAACGGATTCCCGTTCATTCAGTCCTCCAATCCTTGTCTCGTCATTAATCGTCGTTGACCTAATTGCTTTCGTCTTGAAACCGGTCGCGAACCTGCCGTCGACGCTCAGTCGAGCGGCCAGACCTCGCGGCTTGCTGCCCTTACCGCCTGTGCCGAATCGAGCGCGAGCAGATCCTGCGCGCGCTGACGGCACAACTGGTAATCGAGACGGCGCACACGCGCCTTGATGCCCGGCACCGACACGGGGTCGACCGACAGTTCGGTCACGCCGAGGCCCACCAGGATCGGCACCGCGAGCGGATCGCCGCCGAGCGCACCGCACACGCCCACCCACTTGCCGTGCTTCTCGGCGCCGCGCACCGCGATGTCGATCAGGCGCAGCACGGCCGGATGCAGGCCGTCGGATTGCGCGGCCAGGTCGGCCTGGCAGCGGTCCATCGCGAGCGTGTACTGCGTTAGGTCGTTGGTGCCGATCGACAGGAAATCCGCGTGCTGCGCGAGCTGGTCGGCCAGCAGCGCGGCGGACGGCACCTCGATCATCACGCCGACCTCGATCGGCTCGGTGCGGCCCTGCGCGCGCGCGAATTCGTCGATGCGCTTTTTCAGGCGCACGAGCTCGCCCGCGTCGGTCACCATCGGCAGCAGGATGCGCACCGCGCCGAACGGCTTCACCGCGAGCAGGCCCTGCAACTGATCGTCGAGCAGATCGGGGCGCACCTGCGCGAGACGGATGCCGCGCAGGCCGAGCGCCGGGTTCGGCTCGGGCGGCAGCGTCAGGTAGTCGACTTCCTTGTCGGCGCCGACGTCGAGCGTGCGGATGATCGCCGTGCGGCCCTGCAATGCGTCGACGATCGACTGGTAGCTCTGCTGGTGCTCGACGACCGTCGGCGCGGCCTGGCGATGGATGAACATCAGCTCGGTGCGCAGCAGGCCGACCGCGTCGGCGCCGTTGTCGACCGCGGTGTTCGCGTCGTCGAGCGTCGCGATGTTCGCGGCGACCTCGATCGCACGGCCATCGGCGGTCGCGGCGGCTTCACCGGCCAGTTGCCGGTTCGCCTCGCGCACGCCGTCCAGGCGCTGGCGTTCGTGCCGCGCGCGCTCGACGTCGAGCGCGGTCGGGGCGTGTTCGAGGCGGCCCGCGCTCGCATCGACGACGACCTGCGTGCCGTCCGGAATCGCGTACAGCGCATCGCCGACCGCGACCAGCGCCGGAATGCCGAGCTGCCGCGCGATGATCGCCGCGTGCGACGTCGCGCCGCCGCGCGCCATCACGAGCGCGGTCACGCGCTGGCGATCGAGCGACGACAGGTCGGACGGCGTGAATTCCTCGGCCGCGAGCACCGCTTCGTCGGGCAGCGCACGTGCAGCACCGTTCGTATGGCCGAGCGCGCGCAGCACGCGCTTCTCGATGTCGCGCAGGTCGGCCGCGCGTTCGGCGAGCAGCGCATCGTCGAGCTTCGACAGCGTGTCGATCTGCGTGCGGATCGTCGCGCGCCACGCGAAGCCCGCGCTCTTGCCGAGGCTGATCAGGTCGCGCGCCGCGTCGATCAGCGTCGGGTCT of Burkholderia sp. HI2500 contains these proteins:
- the cydB gene encoding cytochrome d ubiquinol oxidase subunit II — translated: MDYATLKLIWWLLVGVLLIGFAVTDGFDMGATALLPFLGKTDEERRIIVNTVGATWEGNQVWLITAGGAMFAAWPLVYAASFSGFYFAMLLVLFALFFRPVGFDYRSKRPDPRWRAGWDWGLFVGGFVPALVFGVAFGNLLQGVPFKFDSDLRVTYYGGFWALLNPFALLCGLVSLTMLVAHGAAFIKMKTDGVIARRASVALRVASFLAVVLFVLAGVLVASTIGGFHITHAAPTDTVANPLLKDVAAGSGLWLANYGEFPWMIAAPVVAIAGGLIALLLAGSKQEKTAFFCTGLMITGVILTAGFSMFPFIMPSSLDPRSSLTVWDSTSSHMTLQVMLFAVIVFLPIVLLYTSWVYRVMRGKVTREVLEENKHSMY
- the cydX gene encoding cytochrome bd-I oxidase subunit CydX encodes the protein MWYFSWILGIGVALSFGIVNAMWLEARQKTQEARVRHD
- a CDS encoding family 20 glycosylhydrolase; amino-acid sequence: MNRTLSTLFAGLLIAALSPVALGAPPASSAAVATSGAVRPPVPPADLAARLSNGLALRVAVDNNHAAAAGVPCADLGADGAACATGRLILQNRGHQAIADGGWKLYLHSIRRLLRIDRPGFALRRLTGDLYELTPQPGSVRLAPGERIELPFVAEYWLLRYSDVIPRPYVVVDGAPPAVLRYNDTDDELRYVESLPADAQNNSTGNAPPVAARPDASRALPSVKREQPLPGTLDLRGVELTLPNLPDAQVAALRERAATLGLDGARVPVWGAVAPRRLPADIATPGGYRLAIGPRGAYIEAYDRAGLYYGVQTLYSLAPAGGGPIPAMLIEDAPRFTHRGMHVDLARNFKHPATLRRLIDQMSAYKLNRLHLHLSDDEGWRIEIPGLPELTEIGGRRCHDPSETRCLLPQLGSGPDNRSGGGYLTRDDYVSLVRYAAAHFVEIIPEIDMPAHARAAVVTMEARYKRLHAAGREQEANAYRLLDPQDTSNLTTVQFYDRRSDLNPCVPGALNFASKVIREIAAMHADAQAPLHTWHYGGDEAKNIFLGGGFQPLNGTDPSKGRIDLAAQDKPWARSPACTALLQRGEIKSIDELPTRFAQQVSAAVSANGIDTMAAWQDGIKHANGPQDFSTRHVMVSLWDTIFWGASDSARDLSGKGYQTVLALPDYLYFDFPYTLNPRERGYYWGSHATDEYKVFSLAPENLPQNAEVMGDRDGNTFEVTGTGPAPRIEGMQGQAWGEVMRNDTFLEYMAYPRLLALAERAWHRADWELPYAAGVRFRRGDTHHVDTAALQRDWAGFATLLTQRELPKLDRAGVGYRKPTFTLTNP
- the nagE gene encoding N-acetylglucosamine-specific PTS transporter subunit IIBC: MNGNPFLKIQGLGRALMLPIAVLPVAGILLRLGQPDVFNIKMIADAGGAIFDNLPLLFAIGVAVGFAKDNNGVAALAGAIGYLIETAIMKDIDPKLNMGVLSGIIAGVVAGLLYNRYKDIKLPDYLAFFGGKRFVPIITGLVCVVLGIAFGYVWQPVQHAIDAAGQWLTTAGAIGAFVFGFLNRLLLVTGLHHIINSLAWFVFGNFTPPAGGEIVHGDLHRFFAGDPTAGTFMAGFFPIMMFGLPAACLAMLHEAPKERRAMVGGLLFSMALTSFLTGVTEPIEFSFMFLAPVLYVIHAVLTGLSLAICQILGVKLGFTFSAGAIDYVLNYGLSTKGWIAIPLGIAYGAAYYGLFRFFIRKFNMATPGREPASADAAAESYASGGFVAPAAGAAAVAAAPRAQRYIAALGGAGNLSVVDACTTRLRLTVVDPEKVSEPELKSIGARGVLKRGGNSVQVIIGPEADIIADEMRAAIGSGAAGAASTATAAAAQPVTGAAAGPLDPEPTRWLAVFGGATNVVSLDAVATTRLRVVVRDPSAVDRDRLGALDVAWVSLDTFHIVCGNAAARYAEQLGARLPPSGSGAAAQPA
- the ptsP gene encoding phosphoenolpyruvate--protein phosphotransferase yields the protein MRRAEESQLKSPTHDQIVLLSPMTGPIVALADVPDPVFSGGMFGDGIGIDPLAGQLVAPCAGVVSHLARTGHAVTITTPQGAEVLLHIGIDTVELNGQGFIAHVEAGERVEAGTLLIEFDQDAVARSAHSLVSVIAIANSDAFEVVDRASGFATAGETPLLALRGKGEAAAQAAQTGAAAQNEVRREIVLAQPGGLHARPAARAREAVRGFDATVDVLFDGRKASIASVVGLLGLGAGEGATVELVGRGAHAQQAVDAVEHELLREAHGEVEEKPARLRSPAPQTVARNVGAPIDPNTLAGVCAAPGIAVGTLVRLDAAEIVPPEQAAGTPATESRQLDQALKAVDAELDETVRNASARGAVGEAGIFAVHRVLLEDPTLIDAARDLISLGKSAGFAWRATIRTQIDTLSKLDDALLAERAADLRDIEKRVLRALGHTNGAARALPDEAVLAAEEFTPSDLSSLDRQRVTALVMARGGATSHAAIIARQLGIPALVAVGDALYAIPDGTQVVVDASAGRLEHAPTALDVERARHERQRLDGVREANRQLAGEAAATADGRAIEVAANIATLDDANTAVDNGADAVGLLRTELMFIHRQAAPTVVEHQQSYQSIVDALQGRTAIIRTLDVGADKEVDYLTLPPEPNPALGLRGIRLAQVRPDLLDDQLQGLLAVKPFGAVRILLPMVTDAGELVRLKKRIDEFARAQGRTEPIEVGVMIEVPSAALLADQLAQHADFLSIGTNDLTQYTLAMDRCQADLAAQSDGLHPAVLRLIDIAVRGAEKHGKWVGVCGALGGDPLAVPILVGLGVTELSVDPVSVPGIKARVRRLDYQLCRQRAQDLLALDSAQAVRAASREVWPLD